ATCCGGAAGGCCTGCCGCACACCCTGCTGCACAACCTCAAGCACAACAAGGTGCTGCACGAGCGCGTGGTGCTGATGACCCTGGTCACCGAGGAGGTGCCGCGGGTCGACGACCACGAGCAGGTCGACATCCAGGACCTCGGCGAGGGCCTGTTCCGCGTGGTCGCGCGTTTCGGCTTCATGGAGGACCTCGACGTGCCTCATGCCCTGGCGCTGTGCGAGTCGCACGGCATGCACTTCGACGCCATGGACACCACCTTCTTCCTCGGCCGCGAGACCCTGGTCTGCACCAAGGGCGAGGACATGCCGCTGTGGCGCGAGAAGCTGTTCGCGGTGATGTGGCGGGGCGCGGCGCGGGCCATGGACTTCCTGCGCATTCCGCCGAACCGCGTGGTCGAGCTGGGGACGCAGGTCGAGATCTGATCCCTGGGTCGGCGACGGGCCCTCCGTAAACGGGGTCAGAGTCACTTTCCGGCGCGGATCACTGCGCATGGGCCAGGTCTTCCGGGCCGGAAAGTGACTCTGACCCCGTTTACCCGGTTGACCGGGGGGGCGCGCGGCGTATGCTGCCGCCCATGTACGGACACCGCCCCTGAGGATGCAGGCCGGCCTGCGCCACCCGGCGCGCATCATTCCGCTGGCCTTCCTGGTGGCGATCGCCGTCGGCACGGCGTTGCTGATGCTGCCGGCGGCGCGCGCGGGGCAGGGCGGCGCGAGCTTCGTCGAGGCGCTGTTCACCGCCACCTCGGCCGTGTGCGTCACCGGCCTGACCGTGGTCGACACCGCCACCTACTGGAGCGGGTTCGGCCAGGGCGTGATCCTGCTGCTGTTCCAGCTCGGCGGCCTGGGCATCATGGCCGGTGCCACCCTGATCGGCCTGCTGGTCAGCCGACGGCTCGGGCTGTCCACCCATCTGCTGGCCAAGGTCGAGACCCGCAGCCTGGGTGTCGGCGAGGTGATGCCGATCCTGCGACTGGTGCTGGGGGTGACCCTGCTGGTCGAGGCGGCGTTGGCCGGATGGCTGTTCCTTCGGCTGCGCGGATCGCCCGACATGGCGGTCGGCGAGGCCGCCTGGCATGCCGTCTTCCAGGCGGTATCGGCGTTCAACAACGCCGGATTCTCGACCTGGACCGACAGTCTCACGCGGTTCGCCCTGGACCCGGCGGTGCTGCTGCCGGTGGCGATGGCGGTGATCCTGGGCGGGCTCGGCTTCCCGGTGCTGTACGAACTGCGCCGGCAGCCCCTTCGGCCGTCCCGGTGGTCGGTGCACGCCAAGCTCACCCTGGTCGGCACCGCGACCCTGCTGGTGCTGGGCACCCTGCTGATCGCCGTCTACGAGTGGCGAAACGCCGCGACGCTGGGCGGCATGGACGGTGCCGGGAAGGTGCTGGGCGCCTTCTTCCACTCGACCATGACCCGCAGTGGCGGCTTCAACACGATCGAGGTCGCTGCGATGCGCGAGGAGAGCGTCCTGGTGCAGTACCTGCTGATGTTCATCGGCGGCGGCAGCGCCGGCACCGCCGGCGGCATCCGGGTGACCACCTTCTTCCTGCTCGGCGCCGTGGTCTGGGCGGAGATCCGCGGCGAACCCGACAGCGTGGTGTTCCGGCGCCGCATCTGCCCGCAGGTGCAGCGCCAGGCCCTGGCCGTGGTGCTGATGGCGGTGGCGATGATCGGCACCGGCACCCTGGCGATCCTGTGGCTGAGCGACGCGCCGCTGCAGTGGGCGCTGTTCGAGGTGGTCTCGGCGTTCGCCACCGTCGGGCTTTCCAGCGGGCTCAGCGCGGAACTGTCCGGTCCCGGCCAGTGCGTGCTGGCCGCGCTCATGTACGTCGGCCGGGTCGGTACCATCACCGTGGTGGCGGCGCTGGCGCTGCAGCACCGGCAGCGCAGCTACCGCTATCCCGAGGAGCGGCCGCTGGTCGGCTGACCTCGCACCGGAGCAGGAACGATGAAGAACAGCGACAGCGTGGTGGTGATCGGCCTGGGCCGCTTCGGCGGTTCGGTGGCGCAGTCGCTGTACCGGCTGGGCCATGAGGTGCTGGGCATCGACGAGAACCTCGCCCTGGTGCAACGCTGGTCCAGCCGGCTGACCCACGTGGTGCAGGCCGACTCGACCAGCAACGAGGCCCTGCGCGAGCTCGGCATCGCCGACTTCCGCCACGCGGTGGTCGGCATCGGCAGCGACCTGGAGGCCAGCGTGCTGACCGTGCTGGCCCTGCACGAGATCGGCGTGCGCGACATCTGGGCCAAGGCCACCAGCGAGAAGCACGGCCGCATCCTGGAGCGCACCGGCGCCCACCACGTGGTCTATCCGGAGGCGGCGATGGGCGAGCGCGTCGCCCACCTGGTGACCGGCAAGATGATCGACTTCATCGAGTTCGACGACGGCTTTGCGATCGTCAAGACGCGCGCCCCGGTCGAGGCGCAGAACCGCACCCTGGCCGATTCCGGGTTGCGCACCAAGCACGGTGTCACCGTGGTCGGCATCAAGCGCCCACGCGAGGACTTCACCTATGCGCGGCCGGAGACCCTGGTCCAGGCCGGCGACCTGCTGATCGTCTCCGGGCCGACCGAGAAGGTCGAGAAGTTCGCTTCGCTGACGTAGGGCGGGCGCGAAAGGGGGTCAGAGTCACTTTCCGGCCCAGGCCGGCTCGCCTTTGCGACCATCTCGCGCCGGAAAGTGACTCTGACCCCCTTTCCCCCTCACCCCCGAAACACCAGCCAGGCCCCGAAGGCGATGGTCGCGAACCCGGCCACATGGTTCCAGCGCAGCGCCTCGCCCAGGTACAGCACCGAAAACGCCATGAACACCACCAGGGTGATCACCTCCTGGAGGGTCTTCAGCTCGACGGCCGAGTACACGGAGTGCCCGAGCCGGTTGGCCGGCACCGCCAGCAGGTACTCGGGCAGGGCGATCAGCCAGCTCGCCAGCACCACCAGCAGCAGCGGCGCCGCCTTGTACTTGAGGTGCCCGTACCAGGCGAAGGTCATGAAGACGTTGGAGACCAGCAGCAGGGCGATCGGCGTCAGGTGGGCATGCAGGCTGGCCATGGCGGGTACCGTGCGGGTCGGGGCGGCGCGAGCATAGCGGCGGGCGGGGGGATCCGGGGTCCGGAAACCGGGGTCAGAGTCACTTTCCGCCGCGGGATTGTGAAGCGAGGCGAGGACTGCCCAGCGGAAAGTGACTCTGACCCCTTCGGGCCCTAGGATGGACCCCGGAGGCCAGACCATGGATCCAGCCAGGGAACCGCAGTCCGTGATCGATGCCGATGCGCCGCGCTCGGCCGACCAGCTGTTCGTCGAGGTCTACGATCGCCTGAAGGCGATGGCCGGCCGCCGCCTGGCCGCCGGTCCCCGCGGCACCCTGGACACCACCGGCCTGGTCCACGAGCTCTACCTGCGCATGAATGCCGGCGAGCGCCTGCGCTTCAGCCATCCCGCCCAGTTCTTCACCTATGCAGCGCGCGCCATGCGCCACCTGCTCACCGACCGGGCACGGGCCCGGCTCAGCCAGCGCGCCGGCGGCGAATGGCTGCAGGTCACCCTGACCGGCAGCGATCCGGACCTGGCGATCACCAGCGCCGAGCAGGCCCTGGCGCTGGACGAGGGCCTGCAGCGTCTGGAGCGGGAGGATCCCCGGGCCGCCCAGGTGGTGGAACTGCTCTATTTCGGCGGCCTGACCCTGGAGGAAGTGGCGCGCACGCTCGACGTGGCGCGGCGCACCGTCGACCGCGACTGGCGCTGGGCGCGGGCCTTCCTGAAGGCGGAGCTGGATTGATGTCGCAAGTCGGGGGAATGCTGCGTTATACCGACCGTGGAACGGGACAGCCGACCGCCGCTGCGTGAACTGTTCGAGGCCGCAATCGCCCTGCCGAAGGGCGAGCGCGACGCCTTCGTGGCAAGCCGTTGTTCCGATCCGGCCGATCGCACCCGCCTGCTGCGCCTGCTCGCCGCCGACGAGGCCGCCGACGCGCTGCCCCGGCGCGCGGCACCGGACCTCGCCGGCGATATCGGCGAGTCCGCCGAGGACATGGCCTGGCAACCCGGCCAGACGGTCGGCCCGTACCGACTCGGCGAGCTGCTCGGCTCAGGCGGCTCCGCGGAGGTGTTCCACGCCTGGCGCGAGTTCGATGGCGCCCGCCAGGAGGTGGCGCTGAAGCTGCTGCGGCGCAGCCTGGTGTCGCCGGAGGCGCGCCGCCTGTTCAGGCGCGAGCGCCAGGCCCTGGCCGCGCTGTCGCATCCGGACATCGCGCACCTGGTCGATGGCGGCGTGTCCGAGGGCGGCCAGGCCTACCTGGCCATGGAGTACGTCGACGGCGTGCCGATCACCCGCTTCGCGCAGGCGCGCTCGCTGCCCCTGGCGCCGCGCTTGCGCCTGATGATCCGGGTCTGCCGGGCGGTGGCGGTGGCGCACCGCAACCTGATCGTGCATCGCGACCTGAAGCCGGCCAACATCCTGGTGACCGCCGAGGGCCAGGTGAAGCTGCTCGACTTCGGCATCGCCAAGCTGCTCGACGACGAGCTGCTGGACGGCGAACAGGCGACCCGTACCGGCTGGGCCGCCCTGACCCCCGGCTATGCCGCGCCGGAACAGTACGCAGGCGGTCCGGTGACCACCGCCACCGATGTCCACGCGCTTGGCGTGGTGCTGCACGAGCTGTTGTCCGGTGAGCGGCCGGCCGTGCGGTCGGGCGCCCCCGCCGCGTCGGAGCCGGCAGCGCCCGGGCCCGGCGACACCACCCGCCCGCGCGCCGTCGCGAGGGCCGAGATGCGTGGCGATCTCGGCAACGTGATCCGCAAGGCGATGGCCGACGAGCCCGGGCGGCGCTACGCCAGCGCCGCCGAACTCGCTGACGACCTGGAGCGCTATCTGCGCGCCGAACCGGTGCGCGCCCACCCGCCCTCGGCATGGTACCGGACGCGCAAGTTCGTGCAGCGCCATCGTGGCGGCGTGGCCCTGTCCGCGGCCTTCGCCATCGGCGTGCTGGCCAGTCTGGGCGTGGCGCTGTGGCAGGCGCAGCAGGCGCGCCAGCAGGCCCAGCTGGCGCAGCGTGAGGCGGCCCGTGCCAATGCGGTGCGCGATTTCCTGGAGTCGATGTTCCGGCCGGTGCGGCAGGGCATCGCCGAGGGTCGGCAGCCGACCGTGGTCGAGCTGGTCGCGCGCGGCGTCGAGGCGCTGGACGAGCAGGCCGGCCTGGCGCCACCGCAGCGCGTCGACCTGCTGATGATGTTCGCCCGGCTGCACGCCAACATCGGCGAGACCGCCCGCGCCCGCGAACTGGCCATCGCCGCGGATACGCTGGCCGGCGAATCCCTCGACCCCCTGCATCCGGCCGCGGTCGGCGCACTGGCGCTGCGCGGCATCCGCCAGGTGCGCGATGGCGAGACCGAGGCCGGCGCCGTACTGCTCGAAGAGGCGGCAACGCGCGCCCGGCGCATCGACGACCCGGTGCTGATCGCGGTCCTGGACACCCAGGCGGTCGCCGCCACCGATCTGGGCGACGCCGGGACCGCGCTGCAGCACGCGCGCGAGGCCCTGGCGCTGCGCCTGCGCCACTACGGCCCGGATGATGAGCGCATGGCCGCCGGTTACAACAACCTGGCCTACGGGCTGGTCGGCGTCGGCCGCTTCGACGAGGCGGTGGAGGCCTATCGGCAGACCTGGGAGATCGACCGCCGCTTCCGGCCCGAGCACAGCTACGACGTGCTCTATGCGCTGTCGAACTGGGCATGGGCGTTGCACCAGGCCGGGCGGGTGCGCGAGGCGCGCGCGCTGCTGGCCCAGGCCGAGGAGGGCTTCCCCACGCTCGGCGGACGGGCCCGCATGGGCCATGTGCTCAACAGCCAGAAGCTGTGCGGCATCGACATCGCCTGGGGCCTTCCGGCGGACGCCGAGGCGTCCTGCCGTCGCATGCTGGCGGTGACCCACGAGATGACCGGCGGTACCGGACTGTTCATGGGCTACGCCCTGCGCATGGAGGCGCAGCGGCTGCTCGAGCTGGGTCGGCCGGACGAAGCCGCGGCGATGCTGGACGGGGCGGCGGCGCAGCTGTCGGACAGTCCCAGCCATGCCCGGGGACGTGCCGGTGTGGCGCTGGTGCAGGCCCAGCTCGCCTGGCTGGCCGGCGAGCCCGGCCCGGCGCGGACCCGCGCCCGTGCGGCGCTCGAGGACGGCGCCGTTCACCGCCAGGCAAACATGGAGGCCTTGCCGGCACGCAGCCTCCTGTTGCTGGCCTGCATCGACGCGCCGCTGGAACCGCCCTGCCCGGGCCTGGCCGGCGAACTCGCCGATGCGCTTGCGCATCTGTCCTGGCCCGGCGATCCGCGTGCCCTGCCGGCGCGCACGGCGCTGGCGCGCCGGGCTCTCAGCCAGGGCGATCCTGACCAGGCCGCAGCGCTCGCCCGGACGGCGATCGAGCAGGTCGCCGCCGAACTGGATCCGGCCCAGGCCCAGGTCCTGACCGCCCGCGCCTGGCTGGCGGCGGCGCTGGCCGAAGGCGGCGACTGCGTCACGGCACGGACCGTTCGTGCCGACATCGCCGATGCCGCTCGACAGGCAGGCAACGCCGGTTCGCCCTGGCTGCAGGAAGCCGACCGGTATTGGCGGCAACGGGGGTTGTGTCCGTAGCGGGGGAAACGGGGGGAAACGGGGTCAGAGTCACTTTCCGCTCGGCAGTCCTGGCAAGGCCCGGAAATCATGAGGCGGAAAGTGACTCTGACCCCGTTTCCCCGTTTCCGGGCGATGTCGCAGATTCCGGCCCCTCTTCGTTACCCGGATCAGCCAGACCCCCTGGCCCTCCGGGAGCCCCTCCATGCCACTGCACCGAACCGCCCCGCCAGCCCTGCTCGTCGCCGCGCTCGTTCTGGCCGCCCCGCACGCCGCAGCCGACATCTTCACGGTCGGCGTCGGCACCGGCTGCACTCACGTCACCATCCAGGATGCCATCAACGCCGCTGAGGCCAATCCCGGGCCGGACACCATCCGGGTCACCCGCAGCCTCAGCTATACCCAGCAGGCGCTGACCATCAACACGGCGCAGCACCTGAGCATCGTCGGCGGCTTCGCCACCTGCAGTCAGGCGACCACCGACAGCACCACGACCACGATCAGCGGCGCAGGCGGCGCGTTGGCGCCGGTGTTCAACATCACCGGCCAGACCGGCTCGATCATCCGCATCCGGCTACTGTTCATCACCGGCGGCGACACCGCCGGCGAAGGCCACGGCGGCGGCATCCACTACCGCGGCAACGGGCTGATCGAACTGATCGAGACCGGTGTCAGCAACAACACCGCCGGCTACGGCGGCGGCATCTACGCCGACGGCCAGGGCGACCAGGCCGAGCTGCTGCTGTCCAACGACGTGGTGATCGCCGGCAACACTGCGCGCTACAGCGGTGGCGGCATCTACCTCAATGACATGAACATGCGCATGGTCGCGCCCGGCAGCATCCTGTTCAACAACACCGCGCAGGGCCTGTCCGACCGCGGCTTCGGCGGCGGCCTGATCATCCGCGCCGACAACCGCAGCGCACGTGCGCTGATCGGCAGCAACGGCATCGGCAGCCTGGGCACGATCACCGGAAACAGTGCGCGCTACGGCGGGGGCGTGGCGGCGATCGCGGAGTCGATCGGTCGCATCGCGCATCTGGAACTGTTCAGCACCGACGCCGCGCAGCGCACCTCGATCCGCGACAACATCGCCTCGGTGGTGGGGGGTGGCATCTACGGCAGGCCCTATCGCGAATCCGGCTTCTTGACCGTCGGCGATTCGGTTTCGACGCTCTGGAATGCCGACCTGCTGCTCAACGTCGCACCGGACGGCGCCGCTGTCTACCTCGAAGACGACTCTTCGTTCGGAATGGTCTGGGGTGCGCACCTGTGGATCAACTCCTGGTGGAGCAGCTGGAACGGGGGCAGCATGAACGGTCCGCCGTCCGGCGCGGTGCCCTGCCAGTCGATCCGCCATTGCGGGCGCATCGCCGGCAACCAGACCCGCAACGCCAGCAACGAGCCCACCACGGGCGCCGTCATCCGGATGAACCGGGATACCCGCTTCTATTCCAACTGGAACGCAGTACCCGGTGCCCCCCCGTCCCAGGGCGGCGGCGTGCTGTTCACCGAGAACACCGCGGGCCGGCTGATCGATGCCGCCGACAACAACGACGGTTCGGTGGTGCGCTTGCGCAACGCGGTGATGCACGGCAATGCGTTGAGCCTTCAGGTCCTGCGCGCCAGCGGGGGCGGCTCGCTCGTCGAGATCAGGGACAGCACGGTCGCCGGCAACAGCATCAACGGCTCGCACGTGATGTCGGTGCAGGGCGATTTCGCGCTCACCGCCGGCCTGATCTGGCAGCCCGGCAGGACCGTGCTCAGCCACAGCGGCGGCAGCCGTACCGTCAACTGGTCCATGGCCAACGAGGTGGCGAGCCTGGGCGATGGCCCGGGCGCAAGGCAGATCGCCGGGCCGCGCTTCATCGACCCGGACCGCAGCGACTACCGGCTGCGCGCCGCCTCGCCGGCGATCGACCACGCGCCGGCCGATCCGGACGGCACCGGCGATGCCGACAGCCGCCCGCGCGACGTCGTCCTGCCGGTGCCCTGGTCGGACCTGCGTTTCCGCGATGCCGGCGCCTACGAGCGGCAGTCGATCAGTCCGCTGGTGCTGAACGGCGATTTCGCCTCCGACCTGAACCTGTGGACCGCCGCAGGCGGTGTCACCTCGACCTGGGACGGCAGCCAGAATGCCGTCGGCGGTGCCGGCTCGGGCTCGCTTTCCGTCAACCAGGCGGGCGTGCCGCAGGCGCGCGTGGTGGTGCGCAGCCAGTGCATCCACCTGCCCGGCCGCGGGCGCTACCGTCTCAACGGCTGGGGCCGCGCCGGCATCGGCACGCCCGCCACCCGCGACGGCATCCTGCTGCACTGGCAGTTGCGCCACGACGGCGCGGAGACCTGCACCCAGGGTCCGGCCAACGCCAGCGCCGACCATTTCCTGACCACCTCGAGCAACTGGACCCAGCCCGCCACGCCCGCCCTGATCGAGCTGGCGCCGGAGGACTGGACGGTCAACAGTTCCCTGACCGTCTCGCTGGTGGTGAACGACAACGGCGGCACCGTGCCGCTGACCGTCACCGGCTGGTTCGACGGCATCACCCTGGACTTCGAGCCGTTCAACGACGTGATCTTCGCGGACGGGTTCGACTGAGGGGGAACGGGGTCAGAGTCACTTTCCGCCGCGGGATTTCGGGGCCTGGCGAGGACTGCCAGGCGGAAAGTGACTCTGACCCCCATGGTCAGCTCGCTGAAAAGTTGAGCTCGACGCCATTGCCGGCTGGATCGCTGAAGAAAAGCTGCACCTGGCCGGTACCTGGAACGATGTCGGACTCGTACGCGATGCCAGCGGACTGCAACCGCGCCTCGTAGGCTGCGGAGTCGACGCAGGAAAACGCGACATGATCGAACGTGGATCGCACAGAGACAGCGCGCCGCTCATCCGCGGATGACTCGGTGAGATGAAGCACGTCCTTGGGGCCGGCGTAGAGCCAGTAGCCGAACCTGCGAAAGGACGGGCGCGGGCCTACGGACAGGCCAACAACATCGCAGTAGAACGCGCGCAGCGCCTCGACCAGTTCACGAGGGGCCCGAAGATTGTAGTGACAGATGCCGAAGACTTGCACGGTGGCGCCTGACCCCGGATTCAAACGGCATCTGCGCCGTGCCCTGCATGTTACAAGCTCAGCAACATCCGGGATGCGGACTGAATGAGCGCTTGAACGATTGGTTACGCACCCATGCGCATCGTCGCCACCCGCCTGACGCCGATCCAGGCGCACCGGCGACGAACCCAGCAGTACGACCACCGGTGCACCGCCATGTGAGCGCGAACACGACGTGGCGCACCGAAGGTCAGGGCCGCGCGCCTCGACGGGCAGGCGGCGACCGAAACGGCCTTGTGCCCCCCTCGCGGCCGTGAAAACCGGCCGGGCAACCTCGCCACGCCCCCCTCCGCACCACGCACCCCACGTGCACAGCGCCAACGCGACACCGCCCCTCGGCACGCGAATGCCGTTTCCCTTAAAAACGTATCGGCAAGCCTGACCGGGCTTGTTCAACAACCGGATCAGATCGCGGCTGCGCGAGACCTATCCTTTGTCGTTAGACCGATGCATCGCGGAAAGCACGAAGCACCGCATTGATACGTGTCTGATATCCAGGACCCTGAGCCTTGAACCACTCAAGAACGTCTTGCTCAACGCGCAGAGAAATAGCCGTCTTGGGCGGCTGCGGCTTGAGGCCGCGGCGAACGACGCCGCGCATGATGTTACGGATGTTAGCCTCCGGATGTTCGGGGGCAACTGACGCTGCTGTTTTGGACTTGAGCCGGGCCCAGTCAGTCTTTGACTGCGGCGAAGAAGATTTGCGCTTCACGGCGGGTCGCTTGGCGGAACGAGATGATGCGGATTTCATGGGCGGTCTCCGTATGGACGATTGAGACGGGAACACCAGCGAGTAACCCTAAGGTGACAAATCGCTGCTCTTTGTAGGAGAGCCGGTCATCCTCAAAGGTGAAGGTCAA
This region of Lysobacterales bacterium genomic DNA includes:
- a CDS encoding TrkA family potassium uptake protein, with translation MKNSDSVVVIGLGRFGGSVAQSLYRLGHEVLGIDENLALVQRWSSRLTHVVQADSTSNEALRELGIADFRHAVVGIGSDLEASVLTVLALHEIGVRDIWAKATSEKHGRILERTGAHHVVYPEAAMGERVAHLVTGKMIDFIEFDDGFAIVKTRAPVEAQNRTLADSGLRTKHGVTVVGIKRPREDFTYARPETLVQAGDLLIVSGPTEKVEKFASLT
- a CDS encoding DMT family protein, whose product is MASLHAHLTPIALLLVSNVFMTFAWYGHLKYKAAPLLLVVLASWLIALPEYLLAVPANRLGHSVYSAVELKTLQEVITLVVFMAFSVLYLGEALRWNHVAGFATIAFGAWLVFRG
- a CDS encoding sigma-70 family RNA polymerase sigma factor; this translates as MDPAREPQSVIDADAPRSADQLFVEVYDRLKAMAGRRLAAGPRGTLDTTGLVHELYLRMNAGERLRFSHPAQFFTYAARAMRHLLTDRARARLSQRAGGEWLQVTLTGSDPDLAITSAEQALALDEGLQRLEREDPRAAQVVELLYFGGLTLEEVARTLDVARRTVDRDWRWARAFLKAELD
- a CDS encoding serine/threonine protein kinase, whose translation is MERDSRPPLRELFEAAIALPKGERDAFVASRCSDPADRTRLLRLLAADEAADALPRRAAPDLAGDIGESAEDMAWQPGQTVGPYRLGELLGSGGSAEVFHAWREFDGARQEVALKLLRRSLVSPEARRLFRRERQALAALSHPDIAHLVDGGVSEGGQAYLAMEYVDGVPITRFAQARSLPLAPRLRLMIRVCRAVAVAHRNLIVHRDLKPANILVTAEGQVKLLDFGIAKLLDDELLDGEQATRTGWAALTPGYAAPEQYAGGPVTTATDVHALGVVLHELLSGERPAVRSGAPAASEPAAPGPGDTTRPRAVARAEMRGDLGNVIRKAMADEPGRRYASAAELADDLERYLRAEPVRAHPPSAWYRTRKFVQRHRGGVALSAAFAIGVLASLGVALWQAQQARQQAQLAQREAARANAVRDFLESMFRPVRQGIAEGRQPTVVELVARGVEALDEQAGLAPPQRVDLLMMFARLHANIGETARARELAIAADTLAGESLDPLHPAAVGALALRGIRQVRDGETEAGAVLLEEAATRARRIDDPVLIAVLDTQAVAATDLGDAGTALQHAREALALRLRHYGPDDERMAAGYNNLAYGLVGVGRFDEAVEAYRQTWEIDRRFRPEHSYDVLYALSNWAWALHQAGRVREARALLAQAEEGFPTLGGRARMGHVLNSQKLCGIDIAWGLPADAEASCRRMLAVTHEMTGGTGLFMGYALRMEAQRLLELGRPDEAAAMLDGAAAQLSDSPSHARGRAGVALVQAQLAWLAGEPGPARTRARAALEDGAVHRQANMEALPARSLLLLACIDAPLEPPCPGLAGELADALAHLSWPGDPRALPARTALARRALSQGDPDQAAALARTAIEQVAAELDPAQAQVLTARAWLAAALAEGGDCVTARTVRADIADAARQAGNAGSPWLQEADRYWRQRGLCP
- a CDS encoding diguanylate cyclase produces the protein MVEALRAFYCDVVGLSVGPRPSFRRFGYWLYAGPKDVLHLTESSADERRAVSVRSTFDHVAFSCVDSAAYEARLQSAGIAYESDIVPGTGQVQLFFSDPAGNGVELNFSAS
- a CDS encoding BrnA antitoxin family protein — protein: MKSASSRSAKRPAVKRKSSSPQSKTDWARLKSKTAASVAPEHPEANIRNIMRGVVRRGLKPQPPKTAISLRVEQDVLEWFKAQGPGYQTRINAVLRAFRDASV
- a CDS encoding BrnT family toxin encodes the protein MEFTWSERKRSLNLKQHGLDFVDAPAVFGGLTFTFEDDRLSYKEQRFVTLGLLAGVPVSIVHTETAHEIRIISFRQATRREAQIFFAAVKD